The sequence below is a genomic window from Nitrospirota bacterium.
GACCGCCACAGTGGAATCTATCGTTGAAAAACTCTCACGCTGCCGCCAAACCCTGGAACAGATTCAGCCAGGCTGCACGCTCCCGCGCAGGAGAAAAACAAAAAAGTAGTTGTCCAGTTATTTAGCGGACACTACACTAGTAATATTCCTTATTTAGGTATTCTTCGGGTTAATTTAACCTTGTAGGGGCAGGCCTCTGTGCCTGTCCTGGGCAACCACGGGGGGTTGCCCCTACAAGAAACATATCACAATTATTTTTACGTTTGTATTAGTATGAAAATTGCATGATTATCTGTTAATAATTTTTCGTAAATTTATAAAAGAAGTGGACAAAATCATACACTTTGTTAAAATAGATCCTTTAATCAGGGTAACTTAAAGGAAAGGGTGAAACATGTCAAATCTTGAACTTACGCATTTTAACACCGAAGGCCGGGCAAAAATGGTCGATGTGAGTGAAAAAAAAGAAACGGAACGGACGGCTCTCGCAAAAGGAACGGTTTATATGCAGCCCGAGACCTTTAAGCGGATAAAAGATGGAAAAATTGCCAAAGGAGATGTCCTGGCTGTCGCCCAGGTTGCCGGTGTGATGGGAGCCAAAAGGACACCTGATTTGATTCCGATGTGCCATCCTTTGTTGCTGACCAGTGTGGACATCGATTTTAAAGAAAATGGAGAGCCCGATAAAAAAGGGAAATGCTCGATTGAGATCTCTGCCACGGTAAAATTAAAAGGCCAGACCGGGGTTGAAATGGAGGCCCTGACCGCTGTGTCAATTGCCGCTTTAACGATTTACGACATGTGCAAGGCGATCGATAAGGAGATGAGCTTCGGAAACGTCGGCCTGGTTCGAAAAACAGGTGGAAAATCAGGAACTTTCGTCCGTAAAGAAGATTAAAGCGAGGATCAGGCTATGCCTGTCCGAGCCTCCGAGCTTGCTTTGGGAGCGATTCCGCAGCGGACATATGGTTTTAATTGTTTCTCCGCACGGGCCCAAATATAAGTAAACTTAATGATGACGGTCTCGTAAAAAATCGTCATTCCCGCGAAAGCGGAAATCCAGAGGGAGCGTAACGATCTAAAAAGACTAGATTCCCGTTTACACGGGAATGACAGATATGAGTTTTTTCAGACTTCTTACTGCTGCATTAATGATCAAACTGAATCAATTGGCAAAAACATATGCGTCCGGCGTTCAGGCCCTTAAGGGCTTGACTCTGGAAGTTTCAGAGGGAGAAGTTTTTGGTTTTTTAGGGTCAAATGGCGCGGGGAAAAGCACGGCCATTAAAATTCTGACGACCCTGACCAAATCTACGGGAGGGACTTTTTCAATCGCGGGAATCAACCCGATTCAAAACCCGACCCGGATAAGGGAAACCATTGGCTATGTCGCCCAGGAAGCGGGGGTTGACTATTTTCTTACGGGAAGGGAGAACCTCGTCCTCCAGGGCCGTCTTTACCGTCTTTCCACGGCATTGATTTATCAGCGGGTCGAAGAGTTGTTAAATTTGTTTGAGCTAAACGAGGTAGCCGATTCGATGGTTTCCACTTATTCGGGTGGAATGCAGCGTAAACTCGATATTGCCACAGCTCTCGTCCATCGCCCACGGGTTTTATTTCTCGATGAGCCGACTCTGGGGCTCGACCCAAGAAGCCGAATGACCCTGTGGGATTATATCCGCAGGCTCAATAAAGAATTTGGCATGACCATTTTTCTAACAACCCATTACCTGGAAGAAGCTGAAAAACTGGCCCCGCGCATCGGTATTCTTGATGAGGGCGAACTGAAGATCGTCGGATCCCCTGAAAAACTTAAGGCTGATATGGGGGGCGATTCGATTAATTTCATCTGTGAATCCGCCGAAAAAAGAGAAACTCAAGCTGAAAAATGGAATCTGTTTAAATTTAAACCGTATATTGACCATCTGGTTTACGACCGGAACGAAGTCAGGATGTATGTCAGAAACGGCAAAGACGCCCTCTTAAAAGTGATGGCGGAAGCCGACGCTTTAAAACTTGAGGTGGAAACCCTTTCATTTTCCCATGCCAGCCTTGACGATGTTTTTCTAAAATACACCGGTAAAAGTCTTGAAAACAAAAAAGAAACCGCCGAAGCCGAGCCCTGGTGGAAAAAATGGCAAAAAACCGGCGGCGGAAGTGATGATTGGAAAAAATGGCAAAAAACCGAAGAGGGAGAAAAAGGCGCCAACTCGGAGGGAGAGAGCGACGCGAGCCCCTCTGATCAAACCAGCGAGCAAGGCGAGGGAGAGGGGGAGGCTCCATCTGGCTCTGCCAGTGGAGGGGGCGACGCGAGCCCCTCTGGATGGAACGGGAAGTCGGGTAAATGGACTGAAGCGGAGATGAAAGAATGGTGGACCAAACAGTCCAAGACAGAATCCTGAACTGTTATTAACGCTCTAAAAAAATTGTCATTGCGAGCGTAGCGAAGCAATCTATAACATGAGATTGCTTCGTCGGCTAAGGCCTCCTCGCAAAGACAAAATGAGAAAGAAATTTTCTTACATATGTCTTTGATATTCGACACATGGTTTCAATTTGCGAAATACATGAAAATCACGCTTCGGATGCCGTTGTGGACTTTATTCGGGCTAATTCAACCCTTGATCTGGCTTGTGATTTTTGGCGAACTGTTTAGAAACATGACCCAGTTAGGCGGGTTCCCGGCCACTTCTTATATTGAGTTTCTCACTCCCGGAATTTTAGTGATGACCGTTTTATTCGGGTCTTCCTGGTCGGGGGTCAGTCTCCTCAGAGAAATTAATTTCGGCACGGTGAATAAGGTTCTTGTGACGCCTGTCAAACGGACGTCGATTGTTTTAAGCCGGGTTCTGCATTCAGCCGTGACGGTGATCATTCAGATCATCATTATCTTTACCCTGGCCTGGTTTTTAGGCGCGAAAGTGCATGGAGGATTGGCGGCCTTTACGACCGTAACCCTTTTGATCCTGCTCCTGGCTGTTGGTTTTGCCGCCCTTTCAAATGGATTTGCGATGAAACTGAAACGAGAAGAGCCGCTGGTCGTCATTGGGAACATGTTGACCCTTCCCCTCATGTTTTTTTCGTCGGCATTTATTCCTCAGTCCTTTATGCCCGATTGGATTAAAAACCTGGCTGTGCTTAACCCGGTGAGTTATGCGGTCGATGCGGTTCGTCTTTCTTTAAACGGAGAATTCACGGTTCCTTTTTTATTCAGTTTTTTTGCGGTCTTCTTCTTTGCGGTTTTAACAATGGTGTGGGCGACGCGGATGTTTATTCGCCAACAAGAGGATTAAAGGGCGAACATGTCCACAGTTATTTGTCATTGCGAGCGATAGCGAAGCAATCTAAAACATGAGATTGCTTCGTCGGCTAAAGCCTTCTCGCAAAGACAAAGATATAAGGGTTATGTCAGAAAAAATCCGGGAAAAAGCAGAGGCAACCACGTTGGTTTTTTTCAGGCATGGGAAGACCGGTTTCCCGGAAGAGCGGTTTTACAGCCGGGTGGATGACCCTCCGTTAAATGTGGAAGGAAAGAGCCAGGCCGAAAGGCTGGGCCGTTGGGTCAAGGGGTCCTCTTTTTCGGCGTTATATTCGTCTCCCTTAAAAAGGACCATCGAGACAGCGGGTTATCTTTCGAAAGGATTAAACTTGAAAATTTTTCCCAAAACGGGTTTGGAAGAACGGACAATGGGAGAGTGGGATGGTTTGACCCCTGCCGAAGCGAGGGAGCGGTTTCCGCGAGAATTTTTGAAATGGAAGGGCGACCTTCTCCAATATTCTCCCCCCGGGGGAGAATCCTGGGTCGCGTTCGCAGAACGGGTCATGAAAACCGTGCAAGAAATCAAAGAGTTCCATCCCAATCAGCGGGTGGCGGTGGTCACCCATGTGGGACCGATTCGCGTCCTTGTCAGCAGGGCAATGGAAATAAAGGATGAAAATCATAAAAGGATTGTGTTAGGATACGGTTCCGCCACCCGGATTGATTATACGAAAAACTGGGGGAATCTTTATTATTTGGGAGTCATTCCCTTTGAACAGGTTCCATAAGACATCTTTTTTGTAGGGGCGACCCCCTGTGGTCGCCCAGGGCAGGCACAGGGGCCTGCCCCTACAATGAAATGCAATAACATTAACGGTGTTATTAATCAGGCAATTAACAACGAAGGAGGAATAACAATGTGTAATACCCATTCTAACGGTCATGCGCACGGTGTCAGGTCCGATCAGGAAAAAGTTTGTGCTGATTTACGCGACGATCTCGTCGAAAAGTTAAAAAGCATCACCAAGCTTGAAGCCCAGGTTCCGGTCATTGAATCGGAAGATTTTCCATTGGTGAACGAAGTGACTGCCGTCCTGTCTCAGATTATTCGAGAAGAGAAAAGGCACGCGGCCGCGTTAATGAAACTCATTAATAAAATGGATGAGGTTCAGTCCGAAATGTTTTTAAGCGGGCTAAAGTTTGATGATCATGACCATGACCACGATGAACACGATCATGACCATGAACATGCCGAACATGAACATACCGAGCATGGCCATTCCCATTAAACCTAAAAACAGAACGCAGGAGTGTGAAGGCATGCTCCTGCAAAAAGAGTCAACCTTGTGATCGTTGTGAAGGCCTGGCGAAGCATCCGGCTATGCGGGTGCGCAGCACGGGGTTCGGGGGCATAAAAACATAGCTTCGCTGCGGAAGCGCTTGCGAGCAAGCTTTGTGGCACGGGCCCCTGAAAAGTAGAATAAGCGAAGCATCCGGCTATGCGGGTGCGCAGCGCGGGGTTCGGGGGCATCGGAGGAGTTCACGAAGTGAACCCGCACGGGCCCCTGATATAGATGGAAAGTCAGGGTGGAGAAAAATAATGACGACAAAAAAAGGTAAGAAACCGACCAAAGGGCCAAAGAAATCTGTATTAGATCCGATGACGGTTGCTCGAATGAGTTCTGCCTACTGGACGTCCAAAGTGATCCAAACAGCCGTCAGGCTGGATGTTTTCAATCATTTAGGATCGCAGTCGCGAACCGCGGATGACCTTGCCGAAGAATGTCAGGTTGACATGCGGGGTCTCGACATTCTGTTGATTGCGTGTGTCGCGCTGGGTCTTTTGGATCGAAGTTCAACAGGTAAATATAAAAATACGCCGCTCTCTAAAACGTTTCTTGTGAAAACAAGTCCGCAATATCAGGGCGGGATCCCGTTGATGTTTGAGGAGTGGTACCCGACATGGGGCAGACTCTATGACGCCGTGCTGACGGGAAAACCCGTTGTTGAGAAACCGCATGAACAGGGGGATGAATCCACACGGGCCTATATTATGGGAATGCATTACCGGGGTCTGGCTCAGGCCCAGTTGCTGGCGAAAACAATTTCTCTGAAGGGGAAAAAACAGTTTTTCGATGTTGCCGGCGGTCCGGGTATTTTCACCATCATGATGTGCAAGGCCAATAAGAATTTAAAAGGAATTGTCTTTGACACGCCTCAAACATTAAAAATTACGCGGGAGATCATTGAAAGTTATAAAATATCCGATCGGGTGGCAACCCGTGAAGGCGATTATTTTAGAGATGAATTCGGCGAAGGGAACGATGTGGTCCTTTTATCTTCGATGCTCAATCAGGAATCACCTGAAATGGTGAAAACCATCATGAGAAAAGCCTATTATTCCATGGAAAAGGGAGGATTGTTGATTGCCCAGGACCAGATGCTGAACCCCAATAAAACAGGCCCTGTTTTGTCAGCGCTGATCGGCGTCAACCAGCTTCTCCATACGCCGGGCGGAGCGGCTCATTCTGAGAAAGAAGTGGCTCAATGGATGAAAGAAGTCGGCTTCACCAGGGTTGCCCGCGTTGATTTGCGGGAGCCGAGTCCTTTTACGGTTTTGACGGGCATTAAATAAACCCATGAAAAAACGATGGCAAACGTAATCAATGAAGTGTCATTGCGAGGAGGTTTTTTCGACGAAGCAATCTCATGTTATAGATTGCTTCGCTGGCGCTCGCAATGACAGGCAACGCGACTAAATATGTTTGTTTTAATCTTTTGAGATAGACAGGAGTCTGAATGAAATTATTTTTTTGGTCTGCAGCAACACTCATGCTTTTGGTAAATTTTGTTCTGGCGGAAGCGGTGACGCCAGCCCCTATAATGGACGGCCTTGAAGTCATGAAGAAAAAAAACGAGGCCTACCTCGCGAATGACCAGATCAACACCGTCACGCTTCGTCTTTTCACCAAAGAGGGAGACGAAAAGAAGATTGTCACCAAAAGATATTGGAAAAATTTCGCGGGAAAAGAAGGAATGGCGACCAAGACCCTCTTTTTTACCGACTGGCCTCCTGACGCGAAAGGGACCGGGTTTTTAATCTGGAACTATTCAACGGCGGGAAAAACCGACGACCTGTGGCTTTATCTCCCATCGCTTCGGCAGACTCGCCATGTCTCCTCGCGCGGCCAGGATGACGCCTTTATGGGATCGGATCTGACCTTCGGCGACATGGGGCAACGGAGGCTGGAGGAAGATGATCACAAATTACTAAGAGAAGAGGCCTGCGGCGATGAGACCTGTTATGTCGTCGAATCGGTCTCTAAAGAAAAAGAAGGGGTTTACAGCAAGAAGGTCCATTGGATTACCCAGAAGGATTTCAGAACCATGAAGACCGAATATTATGACCGTAAAGGGGATCTCCTGAAAACGCAGACGATAGAATGGCAGGAAATTTCAAAACATAAAGCCTGGAAACTCTCAACGGTGATTAATGTTCAAACCGGGCATAAGACCATTTTTGAGATTTCGGACTTAAAGATCAACCCGGGCCTTTCCAATGATATTTTCACAGAAAGAACTTTAAAAACCGGGATCAGACAATAAGAGACGAAAGGACTACCCATCTCCTTCCTCTTTTTAATTTCTTTCGTTTTTAGCTTAATATTCCAGCTTTCAGGTGGAGCGCAAAAGGCTTTTGGCGAAACCTTTCCTCATTATCCGGGCGCCGAGGTCATGGGATATTATAAAGCTGAGGTGGCCTATCGTTATCCCCAAAATGCGGCATTTTCAAAATTTCTTAATTTGTTTCAACTCGAATTACACGCTTTTATTTCCGAGAAGGCCCGTCTTATTTCCATCGGAAGAGTCACCTATAATTCCATCTATGATTTTGAAAGTTTTTATGACGTTAACCCGCTTCGGCCCGAATTCAAGCGGACTCCGGCGGAAATCGCCGGTTTTGGTCCCGGGAGAACCGATGCGGAGCTTCGGGAACTTTATCTTGACTCGAACAGCGAATTCGTCGATTTAAGAATCGGAAAGCAGATCGTCCGATGGGGTTTGATTGAAGGGTTCCGGATTACGGATGAAATCAATCCTCTGGATTTTGGGGAATTCATTTTAAGGGACGTCGGAGACCGGTACATTCCGCTCTGGATGGTAAAAGGGAATTTCTATATCCGCGACATGAATCTTGAAACCCTGTTCATTCCGGATTTAACGTTTCATAAGCCTGCCCGGCCGGGCACGGAATGGGAGGAATTTCAGATTCCCCCGGGAACTGAAACGCCGACCAATAGCCCGATGAACTGGGAATGGGGGGTGCGGCTCTCCGACAACATTACGGGATGGGACTCCAGTGTCAGCTATTTTTATGCGTGGGACGACTTCCCGGCCGCTTTCCGCGGCGCGTTTGGAAACGAAGCGACGTTAACCTTTAAGCCCCGGTATACCCGGCTGCATACGCTGGGATTCTCAACCACCAAAAACATTTCCGGGGCCGTTGCGGGGGTTGAAGCGGCTTACGTCCATGGAAAATACTTTGAAACCGGAGTCGATACGAACGGAAACGGGGTTCTCGATTCTGCGGACACGTTCGGCGAAATCGGCCAGGATTATTTTAAATACGGCCTCAGCATGGATATCAACTGGCTGGATTCGGACATCACGTTTCAATATTCTCAAACCCTGATTCCGCATTATGATCCGACCATGCTGACCGACCAGGTCGAAAGCGGAGGAAGCTTCTTTATCCGTAAAGAGATGCTCAACAGCCGTGTGATCGCGCAATTTTCCGTCCTTTACTTTTTTAATCACAATGAGGCTCTGATCCGGCCCAGGATCGATTATAAATGGACCGATTTGATTAAGTTTTCTTTCGGAGGGGATTTTTTTTCGGGGGAAAGACGAACCGATTTGAACTCTGAATTTCGTTTTATTGGTTTTTTTAAAGATCATGATAGACTATATGCGGAAGTGAAGTATAGCTTTTAGAGAATGGTGTGACATATTTCTTGTAGGGGCAACCCCCCGTGGTTGCCCTGGGCAGGGGCACAGGGGCCTGCCCCTACTGTCATTGCGAACAAAGTGAAGCAATCTCAAGACTTTACGATAAGATTGCCACGCACCCTTCGGTGTTCGCAATGACATGATTAATAAGTGGGTGCGAAGTCTATCGCTGGTCTTGGGTTTAATGCGTTTGTATTAGTAAAAGAGGTATTATGGTGATCGCGGTGATCGATGGACAGGGGGGAGGGATCGGGAGTGAAGTGATTAAGAAACTCCGCGACTACCTCCCTGAAGAGACCGAAATTATAGCTCTGGGAACCAATGCCATCGCGACTGCGTCCATGATGAGGGCCGGGGCCAATAAGGGAGCCTCCGGAGAAAACGCCATTATTCATTCCATAGGAAACGTCCATCTCATTATCGGAACGCTTTCTATTGTTCTGGGCAACTCGATGATGGGCGAGTTGACGTTTAATATGGCTAACGCGATTTCCAGCAGTAAGGTCAAAAAGGTCCTTCTTCCCCTCGGGTTTGAAAATACCGATCTGATTGGTGTGGAGAAAGAACCGATTCCTCACATGATTCTCAAACTGGTTGATCGCGTCAAAATACTTATGGGAAACGAAAAAAAACGTGAGGGATGAGCTTACGCCCTATGTGTTAAGCATGATGTTGAAAAACTCTTTTTGTTGTCATTGCGTCTTTTCCCAAGAACAGAGTTAGAAAGCTGTCATTGCGAACAAAGTGAAGCAATCTCAAGACTTTACGATAAGATTGCCACGCACCCTTCGGTGCTCGCAATGACATGATTAATAAGTGGGTGCGAAGTCTATCGCTGGTCTTGGAAACAATCTCATGTTTAGATTGCTTTGTCGCTAAAATCGCTTCTCGCAATGACATTGCCGGGGTTTTTTAACAGCCTATTTAGGAGGTTTTTAAAAATTAAATGATTAAAAAATATGTGAACTGGTTAGTCGATCACCCTTATCGGGTCATCTTTATCGTGACGTTGATTACCCTTTTCTTTGCCTTCCAGCTTCACAACCTTTTTATGATTCTCGACCCCAAGAGGATCCTTCCCCAGGATCACCCTTTTGTTCAGCTCAATAATCAGATCGAGAAGACCTTTGGCGGAAGCCGTGTGGTGGTTATCGGCGTTTCGGTGAAAGAGGGGGATATTTTTAATCCCGTCACGCTCGCCAAAATCAAGCGGATTACCGAGGCGGTTAAAAAGGTTCCCGGAATTTTAGAGGAAAACGTTGTTTCGATCGCCGACCGCAAAATAAAATTTATCAACGCCTCTGCGGGAGGGATGGATATCCGCCCGATGATGAGCGAGGTCCCGGCGACCAAAGAAG
It includes:
- a CDS encoding histidine phosphatase family protein, which codes for MSEKIREKAEATTLVFFRHGKTGFPEERFYSRVDDPPLNVEGKSQAERLGRWVKGSSFSALYSSPLKRTIETAGYLSKGLNLKIFPKTGLEERTMGEWDGLTPAEARERFPREFLKWKGDLLQYSPPGGESWVAFAERVMKTVQEIKEFHPNQRVAVVTHVGPIRVLVSRAMEIKDENHKRIVLGYGSATRIDYTKNWGNLYYLGVIPFEQVP
- a CDS encoding outer membrane lipoprotein-sorting protein, which encodes MKLFFWSAATLMLLVNFVLAEAVTPAPIMDGLEVMKKKNEAYLANDQINTVTLRLFTKEGDEKKIVTKRYWKNFAGKEGMATKTLFFTDWPPDAKGTGFLIWNYSTAGKTDDLWLYLPSLRQTRHVSSRGQDDAFMGSDLTFGDMGQRRLEEDDHKLLREEACGDETCYVVESVSKEKEGVYSKKVHWITQKDFRTMKTEYYDRKGDLLKTQTIEWQEISKHKAWKLSTVINVQTGHKTIFEISDLKINPGLSNDIFTERTLKTGIRQ
- the moaC gene encoding cyclic pyranopterin monophosphate synthase MoaC; translated protein: MSNLELTHFNTEGRAKMVDVSEKKETERTALAKGTVYMQPETFKRIKDGKIAKGDVLAVAQVAGVMGAKRTPDLIPMCHPLLLTSVDIDFKENGEPDKKGKCSIEISATVKLKGQTGVEMEALTAVSIAALTIYDMCKAIDKEMSFGNVGLVRKTGGKSGTFVRKED
- a CDS encoding DUF3842 family protein; this translates as MVIAVIDGQGGGIGSEVIKKLRDYLPEETEIIALGTNAIATASMMRAGANKGASGENAIIHSIGNVHLIIGTLSIVLGNSMMGELTFNMANAISSSKVKKVLLPLGFENTDLIGVEKEPIPHMILKLVDRVKILMGNEKKREG
- a CDS encoding ATP-binding cassette domain-containing protein, whose product is MSFFRLLTAALMIKLNQLAKTYASGVQALKGLTLEVSEGEVFGFLGSNGAGKSTAIKILTTLTKSTGGTFSIAGINPIQNPTRIRETIGYVAQEAGVDYFLTGRENLVLQGRLYRLSTALIYQRVEELLNLFELNEVADSMVSTYSGGMQRKLDIATALVHRPRVLFLDEPTLGLDPRSRMTLWDYIRRLNKEFGMTIFLTTHYLEEAEKLAPRIGILDEGELKIVGSPEKLKADMGGDSINFICESAEKRETQAEKWNLFKFKPYIDHLVYDRNEVRMYVRNGKDALLKVMAEADALKLEVETLSFSHASLDDVFLKYTGKSLENKKETAEAEPWWKKWQKTGGGSDDWKKWQKTEEGEKGANSEGESDASPSDQTSEQGEGEGEAPSGSASGGGDASPSGWNGKSGKWTEAEMKEWWTKQSKTES
- a CDS encoding ABC transporter permease; its protein translation is MSLIFDTWFQFAKYMKITLRMPLWTLFGLIQPLIWLVIFGELFRNMTQLGGFPATSYIEFLTPGILVMTVLFGSSWSGVSLLREINFGTVNKVLVTPVKRTSIVLSRVLHSAVTVIIQIIIIFTLAWFLGAKVHGGLAAFTTVTLLILLLAVGFAALSNGFAMKLKREEPLVVIGNMLTLPLMFFSSAFIPQSFMPDWIKNLAVLNPVSYAVDAVRLSLNGEFTVPFLFSFFAVFFFAVLTMVWATRMFIRQQED